One window from the genome of Lacerta agilis isolate rLacAgi1 chromosome 16, rLacAgi1.pri, whole genome shotgun sequence encodes:
- the EXOSC8 gene encoding exosome complex component RRP43, with protein MMAMAMAAAAAGFRTVEPLEYYRRFLKENCRPDGRDLGEFRTTTVNIGSITTADGSALVKLGNTTVICGIKAEFAAPPIDSSNKGYIVPNVDLPPLCSSRFRPGPPGEEAQAASQFIADVIENSQMVQKEDLCIVEEKIAWVLYCDIICLDYDGNLLDACMCALLAALKNVHLPAVTVNEETGLAEVNFKEKTPLTIKKQPVATSFVLLDTVIIVDPTAEEEDLATGNITIVTDEEGNLCSVYKPGGSVITGTKLQDCISRATVRHKEVKKLMDKVIKSVQPT; from the exons AACTGTGGAACCTTTGGAGTATTACAGAAGATTCTTA aaagaaaactGCCGTCCTGATGGAAGGGACCTTGGTGAATTCAGAACCACAACTGTCAACATAG GTTCAATTACAACTGCGGATGGCTCTGCCCTTGTGAAGCTAGGAAACACAACAGTGATATGCGGCATTAAGGCG GAATTTGCAGCACCCCCTATTGATTCCAGTAACAAGGGATATATTG TTCCTAACGTGGACCTTCCTCCACTCTGTTCATCAAGGTTTCGACCTGGACCTCCAGGGGAAGAGGCTCAGGCGGCTAGTCAATTCATTGCAGATGTGAttgaaaa TTCACAGATGGTTCAGAAAGAAGACCTGTGCATTGTAGAGGAGAAG ATTGCTTGGGTTCTATACTGCGACATTATATGCTTAGACTATGATGGAAACCTCCTGGATGCCTGTATGTGTGCTTTACTAGCAGCCTTAAAAAATG tCCATTTGCCTGCCGTTACTGTAAATGAAGAAACAGGGTTAGCAGAAGTTAACTTCAAAGAGAAGACTCCTTTAACTATTAAAAAGCAACCAGTGGCTACATCATTTGTGCTGCTTGA CACAGTAATAATTGTTGACCCAACTGCAGAAGAGGAAGACCTGGCAACTGGGAATATAACTATTGTAACAGATGAAGAAGGCAACCTGTGTTCTGTTTATAAGCCAG GAGGAAGTGTAATAACAGGCACAAAGCTTCAAGACTGTATCAGCCGGGCAACAGTACGGCACAAAGAAGTGAAGAAACTAATGGATAAAGTGATCAAAAGTGTACAACCAACATAA